The nucleotide window TTTAGTCGATCAAGTTGTTCATCAGAGTAGTTCTGTAGAGAGGTGCTACGCTCAGTGATTGCTGGAATTGTTAGAGTGACAGGCGTTTCGACTGTTGGGCGTGGAACTGTTCCCGGTCGATTTTGGATTACCGTCTCAAAAATATCAATGCGATGTCGATTCGGATCTGCCGATAGTTTTGATCGGACATCCTGCACAATGCTACTGATTCTCACCCCTTCGTTGGCTTTCCAAGCGATTCGCTCCGCGTTTTCGGGTCGTCCATCGAACACTTGACCATCAATCATCAGAATTTGCCCCTGGAGATTTCGTTGAGGAACCCCAGAATGATGTAAAGCAGCTAGTACCCACTGCATATTACATACGGGTGAACCAGAGGCTCCACGCTCGGTATCGGCAGCATAATGTAAGAAATCATCAATGACATCGGTGATGTTGTTATTCCGAATGGCAATTTGCTGGGGTTCTCCAGCAGGATGCTGAATCACGTTCACAGGCTCACCAATCAAGACTTTACCGGACTCAGCAATCAAGGGAATAAAGCCTCGATCACTCAAAGGCAAGCCTTCGTCGGACTGGGGAGCAACGGCGACAAACGCATAGTCTAACCGCTGGTCATTCAGGAAGAATTGCCTTGGTCTGAAGCGATGGATAATGGTAGGTCGAGTTGTACCATCCTGACGTTCATAAAAGTCAAATTCAACAAAGCTATCGGCTGCAATATCAGCGGTTTCGAGCACATGATGATTGGTGAGGAGGAGTTCTGGAGAAACGAGAAACCCAGTGCCATAGCCAATTGTACGACCCTGTTGTCGCAGGGTAATTCGACCCACCGAGCGAGCCACAGCAGTCCCGATCGGCAAGAACCTACTAGAAACTAAATCATCTTCTTCGATGATGCGTTCTAAGAGGCTAACCTCTTCCCCCTGTTTCACAGCTGACTGAATTGGCTGTGTTACCATCTCGGTTGCAATCAATTTGCTAGCGAGTTCCTGGAGTTCAAGGTCGATAAGTCGTTTCATCACGCGCTTAGGCGTTTCAACCTGCCGCCAGTCTCCACCAACTTTTAAATTTGCCTCATTCTGGCTTCTGTTGCTGCTATGATCTGCATAGCGTTGCTCGGTAGCAGCTATTTGCTTTTCAAAACTTGATTGGGACATATATCTTTCCAAGAATTTTGGTTACGGACGGGAAAACTATCAGACAATCTGGAAATCTTCAACAAGAGAATCCTATGCAAAGTAGTCCAGCTAGTATTTACGATGTCAATGCAACAATCCTCGCTTGGCCGATACGAGGAATCAAGATTAGTCAGTCCGCTTTTTAACGACTCCAGATATCATAAGCGATACTCAGAGCGAAATTGGTGGTAATCTATCTCGAGTGACATGGAACAAACCTCTCTTTCTAAATAAGTTTGAGAATCAGAAACGTGAAATAAACTCTTGATTATGAAGCCTAACTTATAATCATATTACAAGTGTTATATAATACTTTTTTAAAACAAATATTACCGCAAATGCAGCATTAGTTATAAATTTGTTAGATACAATTTAACTGAAAAACCATTACCTCGATATTTTCCTTAACATATATTAATATTTGTTGTAAAATACATATACTATATAAAACACTTTTCAGTTATGCTATTTATCGCTTAGAGGTTTTACCTATGTTTCCG belongs to Geminocystis sp. NIES-3709 and includes:
- a CDS encoding trypsin-like peptidase domain-containing protein is translated as MSQSSFEKQIAATEQRYADHSSNRSQNEANLKVGGDWRQVETPKRVMKRLIDLELQELASKLIATEMVTQPIQSAVKQGEEVSLLERIIEEDDLVSSRFLPIGTAVARSVGRITLRQQGRTIGYGTGFLVSPELLLTNHHVLETADIAADSFVEFDFYERQDGTTRPTIIHRFRPRQFFLNDQRLDYAFVAVAPQSDEGLPLSDRGFIPLIAESGKVLIGEPVNVIQHPAGEPQQIAIRNNNITDVIDDFLHYAADTERGASGSPVCNMQWVLAALHHSGVPQRNLQGQILMIDGQVFDGRPENAERIAWKANEGVRISSIVQDVRSKLSADPNRHRIDIFETVIQNRPGTVPRPTVETPVTLTIPAITERSTSLQNYSDEQLDRLNPEEIAQMMSELDANTLEFSLETTSTEPILVAEGDSWFDYAPAGLDIIACLKHFFNYKIYNVSKAGDTLDNMAWGTTFDQRRWQRDRSPLEETLAAIEKHRPPVVLLSGGGNDIAGDELLSFLNHKISGLPPLRSDYTRFMLKDYFLQIFRFISNEIWKKDANIHIVVHGYGYPIPDGRAVIRLLGFSFVGPWLRPALVAKGYEQRTEQQQIMRDLIDDFNSMLEQFAATDSRLHYVDLRSLISDSDWQNELHLKNSGYRRVAGAFNQVIRPLIPS